A window from Plasmodium cynomolgi strain B DNA, chromosome 7, whole genome shotgun sequence encodes these proteins:
- a CDS encoding hypothetical protein (putative) — MESVKGKHCYHPENCNPYRIFKNITKCYRCNESDVESFIFNEEGIPLNSGEGHNHATTNECVGVLKREHSRSGLLCKGNFEESVNINHADQRSASTLAKRGEGTSKDDTKLLDIKNGISSYAYLGDRTSQVLQTNGPFCRSVAYTSNDKPTNRTYIPRVNSDEKIKLYNDLYVYVEECRLQRETREGTTKGEPRSTRSSLNTSLSEDKPFNHTRKKDHLERVDNTSSVYHPDDEHTYVYDDLTAHNDTRDKLTLKKMKTTIQLGDKLKEVSKSEYLANHSGPFRSSENEEHDAASPSVVDNQLTRHKEFNSNNHENWGTCTDGVKGQMYNNSSLTTLVKLLEGKKKL, encoded by the exons ATGGAGAGCGTCAAGGGAAAGCATTGTTATCACCCAGAGAATTGCAATCCATACAGAATTTTCAAGAATATAACAAAATGCTACCGCTGCAATGAAAGCGATGTTGagtccttcatttttaacgaaGAGGGGATACCCCTGAATAGCGGAGAAGGGCATAACCATGCAACCACTAACGAATGCGTAGGTGTACTAAAACGTGAACACTCTCGTAGTGGTTTATTATGCAAAGGGAACTTTGAAGAGAGCGTAAATATCAATCATGCAGATCAAAGAAGTGCTTCTACAttagcaaaaaggggggaaggaacGAGCAAAGATGATACTAAACTGCTTgacattaaaaatggaataagtAGCTATGCCTACCTGGGAGATAGAACATCACAGGTGTTGCAAACAAATGGCCCTTTTTGTCGGAGCGTAGCTTATACTTCAAACGATAAGCCAACAAATAGGACATACATTCCAAGGGTAAACTCTGATGAGAAGATAAAACTGTACAACGACCTTTACGTTTATGTTGAGGAATGTCGCCTACAGAGGGAAACGAGAGAGGGCACCACAAAAGGAGAACCACGTAGCACGAGAAGTAGTCTTAATACTTCTCTAAGTGAAGATAAACCGTTTAACCACACACGTAAGAAGGACCATCTCGAAAGGGTGGACAATACGAGCAGCGTATATCACCCCGACGATGAGCACACCTATGTCTATGATGACCTAACAGCGCATAACGACACAAGAGATAAGTTAacactgaaaaaaatgaaaacaacgATCCAGCTTGGTGATAAGTTAAAGGAAGTTTCTAAATCTGAATACTTAGCGAACCATTCAGGACCATTTCGCAGCtctgaaaatgaagaacacgATGCAGCGTCACCATCCGTGGTGGATAATCAACTGACTAGGCATAAAGAGTTCAACAGCAATAACCACGAAAATTGGGGCACCTGTACAGATGGGGTA AAGGGACAAATGTACAACAACAGCTCGTTGACAACTTTAGTCAAACTgttggaaggaaaaaaaaaattgtaa